Within the Ficedula albicollis isolate OC2 chromosome 26, FicAlb1.5, whole genome shotgun sequence genome, the region ggggggggggggggggggggggggggggggggggggggggggggggggggggggggggggggggggggggggggggggggggggggggggggggggggggggggggggggggggggggggggggggggggggggggggggggggggggggggggggggggggggggggggggggggggggggggggggggggggggggggggggggggggggggggggggggggggggggggggggggggggggggggggggggggggggggggggggggggggggggggggggggggggggggggggggggggggggggggggggggggggggggggggggggggggggggggggggggggggggggggggggggggggggggggggggggggggggggggggggggggggggggggggggggggggggggggggggggggggggggggggggggggggggggggggggggggggggggggggggggggggggggggggggggggggggggggggggggggggggggggggggggggggggggggggggggggggggggggggggggggggggggggggggggggggggggggggggggggggggggggggggggggggggggggggggggggggggggggggggggggggggggggggggggggggggggggggggggggggggggggggggggggggggggggggggggggggggggggggggggggggggggggggggggggggggggggggggggggggggggggggggggggggggggggggggggggggggggggggggggggggggggggggggggggggggggggggggggggggggggggggggggggggggggggggggggggggggggggggggggggggggggggggggggggggggggggggggggggggggggggggggggggggggggggggggggggggggggggggggggggggggggggggggggggggggggggggggggggggggggggggggggggggggggggggggggggggggggggggggggggggggggggggggggggggggggggggggggggggggggggggggggggggggggggggggggggggggggggggggggggggggggggggggggggggggggggggggggggggggggggggggggggggggggggggggggggggggggggggggggggggggggggggggggggggggggggggggggggggggggggggggggggggggggggggggggggggggggggggggggggggggggggggggggggggggggggggggggggggggggggggggggggggggggggggggggggggggggggggggggggggggggggggggggggggggggggggggggggggggggggggggggggggggggggggggggggggggggggggggggggggggggggggggggggggggggggggggggggggggggggggggggggggggggggggggggggggggggggggggggggggggggggggggggggggggggggggggggggggggggggggggggggggggggggggggggggggggggggggggggggggggggggggggggggggggggggggggggggggggggggggggggggggggggggggggggggggggggggggggggggggggggggggggggggggggggggggggggggggggggggggggggggggggggggggggggggggggggggggggggggggggggggggggggggggggggggggggggggggggggggggggggggggggggggggggggggggggggggggggggggggggggggggggggggggggggggggggggggggggggggggggggggggggggggggggggggggggggggggggggggggggggggggggggggggggggggggggggggggggggggggggggggggggggggggggggggggggggggggggggggggggggggggggggggggggggggggggggggggggggggggggggggggggggggggggggggggggggggggggggggggggggggggggggggggggggggggggggggggggggggggggggggggggggggggggggggggggggggggggggggggggggggggggggggggggggggggggggggggggggggggggggggggggggggggggggggggggggggggggggggggggggggggggggggggggggggggggggggggggggggggggggggggggggggggggggggggggggggggggggggggggggggggggggggggggggggggggggggggggggggggggggggggggggggggggggggggggggggggggggggggggggggggggggggggggggggggggggggggggggggggggggggggggggggggggggggggggggggggggggggggggggggggggggggggggggggggggggggggggggggggggggggggggggggggggggggggggggggggggggggggggggggggggggggggggggggggggggggggggggggggggggggggggggggggggggggggggggggggggggggggggggggggggggggggggggggggggggggggggggggggggggggggggggggggggggggggggggggggggggggggggggggggggggggggggggggggggggggggggggggggggggggggggggggggggggggggggggggggggggggggggggggggggggggggggggggggggggggggggggggggggggggggggggggggggggggggggggggggggggggggggggggggggggggggggggggggggggggggggggggggggggggggggggggggggggggggggggggggggggggggggggggggggggggggggggggggggggggggggggggagctctCCCACCTCCCGTCGCTCCGGGACCGCAGCTTCTCCCCTTTCTCCGGGCTGTCCCGCTGCCCTGACGGAGGAAAAGGACGAGCCCGGGTAccggagccggggggggggggggggggggggggggggggggggggggggggggggggggggggggggggggggggggggggggggggggggggggggggggggggggggggggggggggggggggggggggggggggggggggggggggggggggggggggggggggggggggggggggggggggggggggggggggggggggggggggggggggggggggggggggggggggggggggggggggggggggggggggggggggggggggggggggggggggggggggggggggggggggggggggggggggggggggggggggggggggggggggggggggggggggggggggggggggggggggggggggggggggggggggggggggggggggggggggggggggggggggggggggggggggggggggggggggggggggggggggggggggggggggggggggggggggggggggggggggggggggggggggggggggggggggggggggggggggggggggggggggggggggggggggggggggggggggggggggggggggggggggggggggggggggggggggggggggggggggggggggggggggggggggggggggggggggggggggggggggggggggggggggggggggggggggggggggggggggggggggggggggggggggggggggtaaggACGAGCCCGGGTACCGGAGCCGCTCCCGCCGTGTCCCGGGATGGCTCCGGTCCCCTGCCCGCCCCGGGACAGGTTTCCCGGGAGGTTTCCCGGTGCTGTCCCGGTCCCGGCAGGGGCGGGGGGAGCCCGGTCCGGCCCCGGCGCTGCCCCCGGCGCTCTCCGGGGCTCCGGCTCGTTTCGATTTCGTTTTTCGCGAAGATCGGGGACGGGAGCGGAGCGCTGCGGACGCGGCGGCAGCGCCGGGCTCCGGCTCCATGCAGGTAGGAGCGCCCGGCCGGGCCCTCgcctcccttctcctgcccccCTCGggatttctcctcctctcttaGGGCTGGAAGTTCATGCCCTGGGGGGGTGACCCCCTGCCCCACCTCCAAACGGCCTcacaaagcccagagcagccgGGAGCCTCTGTTCCTCACGTTTGGTTCTGAGCAAAAAGCTGCTCTTACACATCTGGGGGTTCCTTATCCTTCTCACCCCCCTTTTTCTCACGTTCCCACTCGAACACCACCAAGGACGGTATTTCCTTTTGAAGCAAAGAAAAGCCATCTCAGGAAAATCTGAAAGCAGCtaagcagggagaaaagcaagaaatagaATTAGTAtaacacaataaaaattcaGGATGTATCTCAAGGCCTAGAAATCTTTAGGAGCAAGAAAAATACCAGATTTGTTCTGATTTGTAAGAGAGTCACACCGAtgggagaaaattaaaataacttttagaTAGTTCTAGACAAAATACACTGctaatttctttcacttttattttccccatagATTATTGCTTAGAGCGAATCTGAAAGCCAGTTTGCATTGCTGCCAAGTCTGCTCAGAGTTTATTCAGGAGCTTCATGTTCTCCTCATGCAGTGTCATGTAGCTGTCTGCTTTGCTAAATCCAGCCCAGTGACAGCCAGTGACCACCAAATTGtccttctgctgaaaaaaaacccctcaccaGCCTGCTGCCTTCCTCCTTCTGTAACTCCCAAGGAAGCATTTTTCCCTGGAGTGATGCATTGTACTGCTTCTGTCTCCTGTTCTCCTGGATTTGGGAGCTTCAGCTTTGAATTTAAGATGTGTCCAACTACCATCTCCTCATTTTCAGAGGCACACACGGTCAAGGGGTGGCTGCTCTAAATCACCTGTAAAAAACCTGCCTGAGCCTGAAGTGCTCAGAGTTGGTAACTGCTtcagaaaataacatttgaCAGCAAAATTGTTAATTTTCCAGTGAGTGAAGCTGAGAAATGGCTGGGATTCATATTAATAGGTTTTTAAGGGGAAACATTATCTGCTTGGCTGCCAGTAATATTTCAAGATCTAGATGTGGCTGGAAGCAGGATCTGAGCTCCCTTCTGGCTCacaggccctggcagaggggaaaaagtaATCTTGAGGGGCCAGAACTCCATGGACAGTGAGCCAGAGGAGCTTGCATCTCCCTAAACCACGGGATGGCCATTTCCACTTATGCCAAAATGGATAGAGAGATCTCTCTCCATATGGTGTTTTCAAGACAAAATCAAAGCACTATTGCCagctttattttcacagctctgaAGAACTGAAGTGCTCTCCTAAAACCTTGAGCATCCATCGAGTATCAGAggatcctgcaggagcagggagcaagcacaggcactgcaggctctgccagTCTTAGCTCcatcttctccttccctgcagccatgggggGTAGGGATGGATAATCCTCATCCAGAGCCTGAATGAGGGCAGGTTCCTCTGCtaaacagctggagaaagagaGGGAGCTCTGGCTACTAATGCTGACTTGGGCAACCAGGGACtcatcctggggctgggatgaggaaaAATGTGAGGAAGAGCTGCAGACATCACATCACACCACACTGCTGTGAGAAACCAGTTAGGAAATACTGGAGCAGGTGGAGGCATCTCcaaagcaaaggcaggagcagagctgggaatttcCCCCCACTGATGGATCTGATCTCTTCCCCAGGGCAAAGTGGCCATCAGCTCTTCCAGCCCCATGGTGGCAGTGCCATCACCACCCCCATCCCAGGTCAGACCCTCACCCATCAGCTCTGGGGAGATCTTCAGGCTTCCAGGGAGGCTGAGTGAGTAGAGGTTAAGCAAGTCAATGATGCTCAAAAAGGAGTTCCCATGGGGTGGGACAGGGGGGGTACAGCCACAGTGTCCCACCCAGGGACCATTCCCTGCTGGTGAGGGGGACAAGACTTCACCAGGGTTCATCTTCTCTCTTTGTCGTGTTTCTGACCCACGAGTGCTTAATGGAGAGGGGAAGTTTGGTGATGGAGAAGAAGCCCCACCCTGCCACTCAGCAGCTTTAGGATGGAGACAGATGTTTCAGAGGCTGCTCTTGGTTTCAGGAATCCAGCCCTCGCTGTGGAGCAGGGATGATGTGATCCACTGGCTGCGCTGGGCTGAGGAGGAATATTCCCTGCGGCCCGCTGACCAGAGCAGCTTCGAGATGAACGGCAAAGCCTTGTGCATCCTCACCAAGGAAGACTTCAGACACCGAGCTCCCAGCTCAGGTCAGACCCAGGCCAAGGGTTTGTGAGCATCATCCCAGCACAAGGCTCCATGGCTCCCAGCAGACCAGGTCTTGTGCAGGACATGGGGATGTCTCCTCCTTTCTCTGGTCCATCTGAACTGCCAATCCTTTGGGATGGGGAATAACCCCACACTGTGCAGTTCAGAATCTCAGCAACATTACCTAAGAGGGACCATTATGCAAAATCTTCTGAGCAGAgtttccttccctgcaggggATGTGCTTTATGAAATATTCCAGTTCATTAAGACTCAGAGAAGAGCTCTGGTGTGCAGCCCCTTGCTGAACTCACCCTTCAGGAAAGCCAGGAGCACGGAGGAAGGTAGGATGGGAGAAAAATACCCTGGGAGAATGGCAGTGTCCAGCAGGAAGAACCTGCCTGCAGCCTCAGTGGGTTGCACACACCTGGGGCTTGGAGCTCAGCCTGCTGAAACCATCCCACACCACCTGAGACAGGCAACCAGGCCCAGCAAAGTCCAGGTCACCTGGGAGTTTGTAGTGATGCAGCAGGTCAGAACCAGCGCTAGGCAGCACCAGGGAGTCTCCATGCCAAACTGGCAAGGCTGTGACTTCCCTAAGAAGTTTGCCTGCAGACTGAGATTTGGATCAAGGAGGGTCAAAGCCAGGCaaaggcacagccctgctggagacTAGTCCTGCAACATGGCTGGGAAAGGGCtcaggagccagggctgagcttaTGCAGAGCTTCTGGGTCAGTgggtggggtggggagagggctcaggtgaggctGGTGGGAGCCAGTGAAGCTTCTTTGTGCCCTTGGGGAGCCCAGGTAGGAGTTAGGGTGGGGTTGGATTGTTGTCAGAGGCTGGATGTGTGTGGAGGTGGATCTGGGAGCACTTTCCTGGgctcttctgctgcttcatgTGCAAAGCAATTAACATATTAAGTCCCCACAATTTACCAGGGATGCCTGTGCTCTGGGGTATTTTCctattccatttttcttctgtatctgACCCTTACCCTACCTGGTATCTCCTCTAACCCTCCCTGGactttctgctgctccagccttaGGAAAATCCCAGGCTTTCCTCAGcaccttcctcctctgcctgggctggTCCCAGGCTGACCACCACGCTGGGCTGTCCCTCCCCTCCTGTTTCAGGGCTTTGCAAGGTCTGGGACCTGCCCTAGTGAACCACAGGGTGCTTATTATGGGGTTTTTGCAGGTGCAGactgcagtgctgaggctgccccagttGTTTCCTcgtggctgggctgtgcagagcagcccctgttccaggggcacacacagccactgagcctctcccagcacagctcagagagTAGCTGCAGGCCAGGTGCCatctgctctgttcctgctaCCCTGTCGGCCCCAGTGGATGGGAAAATTGCAGGTAATTACGAATTTATAGCCTTGTTCCTTGGGGAAATGAGACGGTGCTTTGTCCTGCCTGCCCATCTGTCTCCCTTCCCCTATTCTGTGCTTTTCCACCTCAATTTCCCCACCTGAAAAATTGTAATTGCTCTGAGATCTCACAGTAGAAGCGCCGTGCGTGAACTTTGGGTTCCTCTCACAATTATTGTCTTTGCTAAATGTGTaatcctgctgctgagccagcctggctggagcacagagggagcTCTGTGACACCGATTCCCCCTGCTCAGactgcaggctgctctgggaatacGTGTTCCAGCTCCTGTCCGACCGCCGCTACGAGCCCTACATCAGGTGGGAGGACAGGGAAGCCAAAGTGTTCCGTGTGGTCAACCCAAATGGGCTCGCCCAGCTCTGGGGCAACCACAAGGTAAGGGCAATTCAGAGTGAATTTGTCATCCCTGGGCTTCTGCAT harbors:
- the ETV7 gene encoding LOW QUALITY PROTEIN: transcription factor ETV7 (The sequence of the model RefSeq protein was modified relative to this genomic sequence to represent the inferred CDS: inserted 2 bases in 1 codon); translation: MPPVSAHNMLPSNTLRAASTAPQAPPKPTHNNRTHCDPQTPSQPHTLCDPQTTPSPTSPVTLRYPLSPTPPPAGPGKPPPNSLFRTLRALPGPQQPSKHREDGEEPQNSEESGKESPKGGGSPVRPRRCPRRSPGLRLVSISFFAKIGDGSGALRTRRQRRAPAPCRWRHLQSKGRSRAGNFPPLMDLISXPQGKVAISSSSPMVAVPSPPPSQVRPSPISSGEIFRLPGRLRIQPSLWSRDDVIHWLRWAEEEYSLRPADQSSFEMNGKALCILTKEDFRHRAPSSGDVLYEIFQFIKTQRRALVCSPLLNSPFRKARSTEEGADCSAEAAPVVSSWLGCAEQPLFQGHTQPLSLSQHSSESSCRPGAICSVPATLSAPVDGKIADCRLLWEYVFQLLSDRRYEPYIRWEDREAKVFRVVNPNGLAQLWGNHKNRMNMTYEKMSRALRHYYKLNIIKKEPGQKLLFRFLKTPGEAVHEKPIRLEQLENEDHEDLKEDPLEVSPQ